One region of Dokdonia sp. 4H-3-7-5 genomic DNA includes:
- the hemH gene encoding ferrochelatase, protein MNKGVLMVNLGSPDSTDPKDVKKYLGEFLMDERVIDVPYAARALLVKGIILNTRPKKSAEAYSKIWWDEGSPLIVLTQRLQKKVQQHTKLPVEIAMRYGSLSIKEGLQKLHDQGVDEVMLLPLYPHYAMATTETITVLAEELRSEFFPKMKITDVKPFYKDADYIKVLGDSIAESLEGVDYEHVLFSYHGVPERHIRKSDVTKVHCKIDGSCCMSESAAHEFCYRHQCYETTRMVGEYLGWEPLKFSTSFQSRLGFDPWLQPYTDRTVERMGKEGFKKMAIATPAFVSDCLETLEEIAMEGEEIFHEAGGKDFHTIPCINDRDDWAALIAKWANEWALVESGKAIA, encoded by the coding sequence ATGAACAAAGGAGTTTTAATGGTAAATCTGGGATCACCAGATAGTACAGATCCAAAAGACGTAAAAAAATATTTAGGCGAGTTCTTAATGGACGAACGCGTAATTGATGTTCCTTATGCAGCACGCGCATTGCTAGTAAAAGGAATCATATTAAATACACGTCCTAAGAAGAGTGCAGAGGCTTATAGTAAAATATGGTGGGACGAAGGATCACCATTAATTGTTCTTACACAGCGCCTTCAGAAAAAAGTACAACAACATACTAAACTTCCTGTTGAGATTGCGATGCGCTATGGTTCTTTATCTATCAAAGAAGGGCTTCAGAAATTGCATGATCAAGGAGTAGATGAGGTAATGTTATTACCGCTTTACCCTCATTATGCCATGGCAACCACAGAAACAATTACCGTACTTGCAGAGGAGCTAAGATCTGAGTTTTTTCCGAAGATGAAAATTACTGACGTAAAACCATTTTACAAGGATGCAGATTACATCAAAGTATTAGGAGATTCTATTGCAGAGAGTCTTGAAGGTGTAGATTATGAGCATGTATTATTTTCATATCACGGAGTTCCTGAGCGTCACATACGTAAAAGTGATGTAACTAAGGTGCACTGTAAAATTGATGGTTCATGTTGTATGTCTGAGTCTGCAGCGCATGAATTTTGTTATAGACACCAGTGCTATGAAACTACCCGAATGGTAGGAGAATATCTAGGATGGGAGCCTTTAAAGTTTTCTACTAGTTTCCAGTCTCGTTTAGGATTTGATCCATGGTTACAGCCATATACAGACCGCACTGTAGAGCGTATGGGAAAAGAAGGATTTAAGAAAATGGCCATTGCTACACCAGCTTTTGTGTCTGACTGCTTAGAGACGCTAGAAGAAATTGCAATGGAGGGTGAAGAAATTTTTCACGAAGCTGGAGGAAAGGATTTTCACACCATTCCTTGTATAAACGATCGTGATGACTGGGCTGCGCTTATTGCCAAATGGGCAAATGAGTGGGCACTTGTAGAAAGTGGGAAAGCTATTGCTTAA
- a CDS encoding helix-turn-helix transcriptional regulator, which produces MDVSQKNNAESLTNETLIEDGFFILRFDNESAQKQQVERTVNSSYIQFHFCLKGAAIFNFNDGAYQLPIQEENSLLLYNPQRDLPMNLELAPETWVVTLLISIKKFHNLFSNEASFIHFLSDENKDRKYYKDGSISPSMAIVLNQLMNYSLHPSIQKLYFKGKAYELLSLYFNRPADADIEQCPFLVDEDNVQKIKRAKQIIIARMDAPPTLSELSDEIGLSLNKLKEGFKQIYGDSVFSFLFDYKMEVARQLLETGSHNVNEVGLKVGYSTASHFITAFKKKFGTTPKKYLMSLG; this is translated from the coding sequence ATGGATGTATCACAAAAAAACAACGCTGAAAGCCTAACTAATGAAACCCTCATAGAAGATGGCTTTTTTATATTAAGATTTGATAATGAATCTGCTCAAAAACAGCAAGTTGAGCGTACGGTAAATAGTAGTTACATCCAGTTTCACTTTTGCTTGAAAGGGGCAGCTATTTTTAATTTTAATGATGGCGCTTATCAGCTACCTATACAAGAAGAAAACTCATTATTACTCTACAATCCGCAGCGGGATTTACCTATGAATTTAGAGCTAGCCCCAGAAACTTGGGTCGTTACACTCTTGATATCTATTAAAAAGTTTCACAATTTATTTTCAAACGAGGCGAGTTTTATACACTTCTTGAGTGATGAAAATAAAGATCGTAAATACTATAAGGATGGTAGTATTTCTCCCAGTATGGCAATTGTACTTAATCAGTTAATGAATTACAGCCTGCATCCTTCTATCCAGAAACTATATTTTAAGGGAAAGGCTTATGAGCTGCTTAGTCTATATTTTAATCGTCCAGCAGATGCAGATATTGAGCAATGTCCTTTCCTTGTAGATGAAGATAATGTGCAAAAAATAAAACGTGCTAAGCAAATTATCATTGCGAGAATGGACGCGCCACCCACTCTAAGCGAACTATCAGATGAAATAGGCTTATCACTTAATAAGCTCAAAGAAGGCTTTAAGCAAATTTATGGAGATTCTGTGTTTAGTTTTCTGTTTGACTATAAGATGGAAGTTGCACGCCAGTTGCTAGAGACAGGCTCTCACAATGTGAACGAAGTAGGGCTAAAGGTAGGCTATAGCACAGCAAGTCATTTTATTACGGCATTCAAGAAGAAATTTGGTACTACGCCAAAAAAATATTTAATGAGCTTAGGGTAA
- the hemA gene encoding glutamyl-tRNA reductase, with protein sequence MLLKRQRFYAIGISYKKADATTRGHFAISETAQEAILKGAKNEGVTALTVISTCNRTELYGFAPDAMTLVKILCEHTHGTIEEFLDVAYLHKGDDAIAHLFKVGTGLDSQILGDFEIIGQLKIGFKRAKKLQLINPFMERLVNAVIQASKRIKNETEISSGATSVSFAAVQYIMARVPYVSDKNILLFGTGKIGRNTCENLVKHTKNEHITLINRTKEKAEKIAGKFNLLVKEYADIQSEIAQTDILVVATGAQKPTISKELLHSKKPLLILDLSIPKNVSNDVEELENVTLLHLDELSKMTDATLKRRQGYIPQAEAIIAEITDEFNVWLQTRKFAPTMKALKVRLQEVQAAEIENVRKKTPDFSEASATAMSDKIIQKITNQFAHHLRNANGSTDQSIALIQSIFQLENDNE encoded by the coding sequence TTGCTTTTGAAAAGACAACGATTTTACGCCATAGGTATTAGTTACAAAAAAGCCGACGCAACCACGCGCGGTCATTTTGCAATATCTGAAACTGCTCAAGAGGCAATTCTAAAAGGTGCCAAAAATGAAGGAGTAACTGCTCTTACTGTTATTTCTACCTGCAACAGAACAGAGTTATACGGCTTTGCGCCAGACGCAATGACGCTCGTTAAAATTCTCTGCGAGCACACCCACGGAACCATAGAAGAGTTTCTAGACGTAGCATATTTACACAAAGGCGATGACGCGATTGCTCATCTCTTTAAAGTAGGGACTGGCCTTGATAGTCAGATTCTAGGTGACTTTGAAATCATTGGCCAACTCAAAATTGGTTTTAAGCGTGCTAAAAAATTACAGCTTATCAATCCATTTATGGAACGATTAGTAAATGCTGTTATCCAAGCAAGTAAACGTATTAAGAACGAGACAGAAATCTCAAGTGGTGCTACCTCAGTGAGCTTTGCCGCAGTACAATACATCATGGCCCGCGTGCCTTATGTCTCAGACAAGAATATCCTTCTTTTTGGAACTGGAAAAATAGGCCGTAATACTTGCGAGAATTTAGTAAAGCATACTAAAAATGAGCATATCACGCTTATTAATAGAACTAAAGAAAAGGCAGAAAAAATTGCAGGTAAATTTAATTTACTCGTAAAGGAATATGCAGATATACAAAGTGAGATTGCACAAACGGACATCCTTGTAGTTGCTACAGGTGCTCAGAAACCTACCATAAGTAAAGAATTACTACACAGTAAAAAGCCTTTACTTATTCTTGATCTCTCTATTCCTAAAAATGTGTCTAATGATGTAGAAGAGCTTGAGAATGTCACGCTCCTCCACTTAGACGAATTATCAAAAATGACAGACGCGACCTTAAAACGTCGCCAGGGTTATATTCCTCAAGCAGAAGCAATCATTGCAGAAATTACAGACGAGTTTAATGTGTGGTTACAAACTAGAAAGTTTGCTCCTACCATGAAAGCTCTCAAAGTGAGACTTCAAGAAGTACAAGCTGCAGAGATTGAAAATGTACGTAAGAAAACGCCAGATTTTAGTGAGGCGAGTGCAACGGCTATGAGTGACAAGATTATTCAAAAAATTACAAATCAGTTTGCTCACCATTTACGCAACGCAAACGGATCTACAGATCAAAGCATAGCACTTATACAATCTATATTTCAACTCGAAAACGACAATGAGTAA
- the hemC gene encoding hydroxymethylbilane synthase, producing the protein MSKTIRIGTRDSELALWQAKTVQSQLEANGYKTELVPVKSTGDLILDKPLYELGITGIFTKTLDVAMLNGIVDIAVHSMKDVPTALPIGIVQAAVLPRAETEDILVHKGAPDYKQACTIATGSLRRQAQWLNRYPNHKTTDIRGNVNTRLQKLEESDWTGAIFAKAGLKRINVLPENYEVLDWMIPAPAQGAMLIVAMEEDQFCLEACATLNHKPTALCTYIEREFLKTLEGGCTAPIGALAEEIGDDIRFRGVLFSLDGATKIEVEQVVSKANAVGFGTDCALDILDDGGRELMKEIKSNLKK; encoded by the coding sequence ATGAGTAAAACCATACGAATTGGTACTCGAGATAGCGAGCTAGCACTCTGGCAAGCTAAAACCGTGCAATCACAACTAGAAGCAAACGGATACAAAACTGAACTTGTACCGGTAAAATCTACTGGAGATCTTATCTTAGATAAGCCACTCTACGAGTTAGGAATTACAGGTATTTTTACAAAAACGCTAGATGTTGCAATGCTTAACGGCATCGTCGATATTGCTGTACACAGCATGAAAGATGTTCCAACCGCCTTACCTATAGGGATTGTGCAAGCTGCAGTATTACCTAGAGCAGAGACTGAAGATATTTTAGTACACAAAGGCGCGCCAGATTATAAGCAAGCCTGCACCATCGCGACAGGTAGTTTAAGAAGGCAAGCCCAGTGGCTCAATCGCTACCCTAACCACAAAACCACAGACATACGTGGTAACGTAAATACACGCTTACAAAAGCTAGAAGAAAGTGACTGGACGGGCGCCATTTTTGCAAAGGCAGGCCTTAAACGCATCAATGTACTTCCAGAAAATTATGAAGTACTTGACTGGATGATTCCTGCGCCGGCACAAGGAGCCATGCTCATTGTCGCGATGGAAGAGGATCAGTTTTGTCTAGAAGCATGCGCTACACTAAACCACAAGCCTACGGCTTTGTGTACTTATATAGAACGTGAGTTTTTAAAAACTCTTGAAGGCGGTTGTACCGCTCCTATAGGAGCTCTCGCAGAAGAAATAGGAGACGACATACGATTTAGAGGGGTATTATTTTCTCTCGATGGTGCCACAAAAATTGAAGTAGAGCAGGTTGTTTCAAAAGCAAATGCTGTTGGTTTTGGAACAGATTGTGCCCTTGATATTCTTGATGATGGCGGACGAGAGTTGATGAAGGAGATTAAGAGTAATTTAAAAAAATGA
- a CDS encoding uroporphyrinogen-III synthase, producing the protein MTVLSTKKLKPNQRELLLNAGLQFVEYDAIRTQEVAFTLSRKLKNVIITSQNGVRALLNNLSSEQLESIKSCFTVGTKTTALLAENGIKVTKTAQNGEELARFIAENYKIESFTYFCGRQRRDELPTLLKENNVACEEVVVYETHQITQSFDRTFDGILFFSPSGVNAFAKANKNTRAIDSIAFCIGETTATTARIRFKKVIVSNSTTIESTIAKAVKILKEESRT; encoded by the coding sequence ATGACCGTACTATCCACAAAAAAATTAAAGCCTAACCAACGAGAGCTACTTCTCAATGCAGGTTTACAATTTGTGGAATATGATGCGATACGCACACAAGAGGTTGCTTTTACGCTTTCGCGAAAGCTTAAAAATGTAATCATCACTAGTCAAAATGGAGTACGCGCTTTACTTAATAATCTTTCTAGTGAGCAATTAGAAAGTATAAAAAGTTGTTTTACTGTTGGCACAAAAACAACAGCACTTTTAGCCGAAAATGGGATAAAAGTGACAAAAACAGCTCAAAATGGAGAAGAATTGGCTCGTTTTATAGCAGAAAACTACAAAATCGAATCATTCACTTACTTCTGCGGGAGACAGCGCAGAGATGAGTTACCTACATTACTCAAAGAAAATAATGTAGCGTGTGAAGAAGTGGTGGTTTATGAAACTCATCAAATAACACAGTCTTTTGACCGTACATTTGATGGTATATTATTTTTTAGTCCGAGTGGTGTTAACGCTTTCGCGAAAGCGAACAAAAACACACGAGCAATAGACAGCATTGCGTTTTGCATAGGCGAAACCACTGCCACAACGGCAAGAATACGCTTTAAAAAGGTAATCGTGTCTAATTCAACAACTATAGAAAGCACCATTGCTAAGGCGGTGAAAATATTGAAAGAAGAATCTAGAACTTAA
- the hemE gene encoding uroporphyrinogen decarboxylase — translation MSIKNDLFLRALKGETVDRPPVWMMRQAGRYLPEFMEIKAKYDFFTRCQTPELASEITVQPIRRYGMDAAILFSDILVIPQAMNIDVEMKPNVGPWLPNPIRSAKDVEQVIVPDIDETLGYVMDAIKMTKEKLNDEIPLIGFAGSPWTILCYCVQGQGSKNFDKAKEFCFTQPLAAHALLQKITDTTIAYLKKKVEAGVNAVQVFDSWGGMLSPVDYQEFSWQYIKQIIDALKDEAPVIAFGKGCWFALDKMAKSGASALGVDWTCSARNARYLTGGNITLQGNFDPTRLFSPPREIKRMVHEMINEFGKDKYIVNLGHGILPNIPIENAGAFIEAVKEYKA, via the coding sequence ATGAGCATAAAAAACGACCTATTTTTAAGAGCACTTAAAGGAGAAACTGTAGACCGTCCACCAGTATGGATGATGCGTCAGGCTGGAAGATACCTTCCAGAATTTATGGAAATCAAAGCAAAGTATGACTTCTTTACACGCTGCCAGACTCCTGAGCTTGCGAGTGAGATTACCGTACAACCTATACGTCGTTATGGGATGGATGCTGCTATTTTATTTTCTGACATCTTAGTGATCCCTCAGGCAATGAATATTGATGTAGAAATGAAGCCTAATGTAGGGCCGTGGTTGCCTAACCCTATACGATCTGCAAAGGATGTGGAGCAAGTAATTGTCCCAGATATCGATGAGACGCTAGGCTATGTGATGGATGCCATTAAGATGACTAAGGAAAAACTCAATGACGAGATTCCGCTTATAGGTTTTGCAGGATCACCGTGGACGATACTTTGTTACTGTGTGCAAGGTCAAGGGTCAAAAAACTTTGACAAGGCAAAGGAGTTTTGTTTTACACAACCACTAGCCGCGCACGCTTTACTTCAAAAAATCACAGATACTACCATTGCTTACCTTAAGAAAAAGGTAGAAGCAGGTGTAAATGCTGTACAGGTTTTTGATAGCTGGGGAGGAATGCTCTCGCCAGTAGATTATCAAGAATTCTCTTGGCAATATATAAAGCAAATTATTGACGCACTTAAAGATGAGGCGCCAGTAATTGCTTTTGGGAAAGGATGCTGGTTTGCACTTGATAAAATGGCTAAGTCTGGAGCATCTGCACTAGGTGTAGACTGGACGTGCTCTGCACGCAACGCTCGCTACCTTACTGGTGGTAATATCACGCTGCAAGGTAACTTTGACCCTACTCGTTTATTCTCACCTCCTAGGGAAATCAAGAGAATGGTGCACGAGATGATTAATGAATTTGGCAAAGACAAATACATTGTAAATCTTGGTCACGGTATTTTACCTAACATTCCTATAGAAAATGCAGGTGCATTTATAGAAGCTGTAAAAGAGTACAAAGCATAA
- a CDS encoding DUF6973 domain-containing protein, with protein MDFKQLWSLFWLSARHPRFVIPTIRGTRKTVAICNKHYGKKQHLNGPENAFRHALWNMLIVHLSVRRGLPLQRSLAWAKRFTDLHEDFSPNAPLERAMDLHNNRVGRDLITSLCGQDEEQLVTQLLEMVPLSRKRTSLKEIQPCDTILVHLE; from the coding sequence ATGGATTTTAAACAGCTGTGGAGCCTTTTTTGGCTCAGTGCACGCCATCCTAGGTTTGTGATTCCTACCATAAGGGGGACTCGCAAAACGGTTGCTATATGTAATAAACATTATGGCAAAAAACAGCACCTCAACGGCCCAGAAAATGCTTTTAGACACGCCCTGTGGAATATGCTTATCGTACACCTTAGTGTGCGACGAGGCTTGCCACTGCAGCGCTCGCTGGCGTGGGCAAAACGGTTTACAGACTTGCACGAAGATTTTTCTCCTAACGCACCTTTAGAACGTGCGATGGACTTGCATAACAACCGCGTGGGGCGCGACCTCATCACTAGTCTTTGCGGGCAAGACGAAGAACAACTGGTGACACAACTACTAGAGATGGTCCCGCTTTCGCGAAAGCGTACTAGCCTAAAAGAAATCCAGCCTTGTGATACGATACTGGTTCACTTAGAGTGA
- a CDS encoding TrkH family potassium uptake protein, which produces MRTFYNKLSLRYTALKRSWTPQQNLFYGFLTYVLVGTLLLSLPWLQKTSASILDHLFIATSAVSTTGLVTMSIFDSYNVGGQFVIMALFQLGGIGYLTFTTFMLLSTTHKITPWHKSILNTEFTLPVTIRIKDFLKSVVLYTVIMEVLGAILFFIAFKSDGMGTGEAIWSSIFHSISAFCTAGFSLFNSGFTPYVDNGLINFTISMLAICGSLGFIVITDVGLWIKNRTHSLSFTTKIVTIGSLILLAFGYLFFYFLEPSISSLSGSARVSAAFFQSMTAMTTVGFNTVDFGTFILPMLLVTIFLMYIGASPSGTAGGMKITTLTAVFAIMKSRLKGSKNITFLGKRIPYERLYVATSSFIFYTTLIFVGTFVLTFSEDFDFENILFEVASALGTVGVSTGITGDLSSIGKIIIIILMFIGRLGVLTFGLAIWSKSITNEDREILKEDIAV; this is translated from the coding sequence ATGAGAACATTCTACAATAAGCTGAGTTTACGATACACCGCACTTAAAAGGAGCTGGACGCCGCAGCAAAATTTATTTTATGGTTTTCTCACGTATGTTTTAGTAGGAACTTTACTCCTAAGCTTGCCTTGGTTACAAAAGACGAGTGCCTCCATACTAGATCATCTATTTATTGCAACCTCTGCAGTGAGTACTACGGGGCTGGTTACGATGTCTATTTTTGACTCATATAACGTAGGAGGACAATTTGTTATAATGGCACTTTTCCAGCTGGGAGGTATAGGTTACTTGACCTTTACTACATTTATGCTGCTATCTACTACCCATAAAATAACACCCTGGCATAAAAGTATTCTCAATACAGAGTTTACATTACCCGTTACTATACGTATCAAAGACTTTTTAAAATCTGTAGTACTGTATACGGTAATAATGGAAGTTCTAGGCGCCATATTATTCTTTATTGCTTTTAAGTCAGATGGTATGGGAACGGGAGAGGCAATCTGGTCATCTATTTTTCATAGTATAAGTGCCTTTTGTACCGCTGGTTTTAGTCTTTTTAATAGTGGATTTACACCTTACGTAGATAATGGACTCATAAACTTTACCATATCAATGCTCGCTATTTGCGGTTCCCTAGGTTTTATAGTGATTACAGACGTGGGCTTATGGATAAAAAACAGAACACACTCGCTTAGCTTTACAACAAAGATTGTCACAATAGGTTCGCTTATACTTCTAGCTTTTGGATACTTGTTTTTTTACTTCTTAGAGCCGTCCATCTCAAGTTTGAGTGGATCAGCTCGAGTGAGTGCTGCATTTTTTCAATCTATGACCGCGATGACTACAGTAGGTTTTAATACTGTTGACTTTGGCACTTTTATATTACCTATGCTGCTAGTAACTATATTTTTGATGTACATAGGCGCCTCTCCTTCTGGTACAGCTGGAGGTATGAAAATTACGACATTAACTGCCGTATTTGCCATAATGAAAAGCCGACTCAAAGGATCTAAAAACATCACCTTCTTAGGAAAACGCATTCCTTATGAGCGACTATACGTAGCAACATCATCTTTTATATTTTATACAACACTTATTTTTGTAGGAACGTTTGTACTCACCTTCTCAGAAGATTTTGATTTTGAAAATATTTTATTTGAAGTGGCCTCTGCACTTGGTACTGTGGGTGTGAGTACAGGGATTACTGGAGATTTAAGCAGTATAGGTAAGATTATTATCATAATCCTTATGTTTATAGGTCGACTAGGTGTACTTACCTTTGGCCTCGCTATTTGGTCAAAAAGTATTACAAACGAAGACAGAGAAATTCTCAAAGAAGATATAGCAGTATAA
- a CDS encoding EI24 domain-containing protein encodes MIKGILNGLQTYKSSFGLISKLGLWKYFAIPMAISLITASMIAASAWGFSDNIGHWVEQIWPWETGRHAFFIFAEIVSALLIIAIGLILYKHIIMALSAPFMSPVSEKIEAHLKGENHTHRDTSNTEQLIRGIRINVRNLGLELLITLPILLLNFIPIIGSIAATILLFLTQAYYAGFGNMDYTLERHFKYRESVDFVKRNKGQAIGNGIVFMLFLIIPLVGIILVLPISVTAATVQTIKLLDKDHHTSLTA; translated from the coding sequence ATGATAAAAGGCATCTTAAACGGACTACAAACGTATAAATCATCATTTGGGTTGATTTCAAAGTTGGGGCTTTGGAAGTATTTTGCCATCCCAATGGCTATAAGTCTTATTACTGCCTCAATGATTGCAGCATCTGCCTGGGGTTTTTCTGATAATATAGGTCACTGGGTAGAGCAAATCTGGCCTTGGGAAACGGGAAGACACGCCTTTTTTATATTTGCAGAGATAGTAAGCGCACTACTCATTATCGCCATAGGCCTTATCTTGTATAAGCACATTATTATGGCACTGAGCGCGCCATTTATGAGTCCTGTGTCAGAAAAAATAGAGGCTCACCTTAAAGGAGAAAATCACACCCACAGAGATACTTCAAATACTGAACAACTTATACGAGGTATACGCATAAACGTGCGTAATTTGGGACTAGAATTGCTTATCACACTGCCTATCTTACTCCTCAATTTTATCCCAATAATAGGAAGTATTGCCGCCACTATTTTACTATTTCTTACACAAGCTTACTACGCAGGTTTTGGTAATATGGACTATACTCTAGAACGTCATTTTAAGTATAGAGAAAGCGTAGATTTTGTAAAAAGAAATAAGGGTCAAGCCATAGGTAACGGTATTGTATTTATGCTGTTTCTTATCATCCCACTTGTGGGAATTATACTCGTTTTACCCATCTCTGTAACTGCAGCGACGGTACAAACCATAAAATTACTTGACAAGGATCATCACACTAGCTTGACTGCATAG
- the hemF gene encoding oxygen-dependent coproporphyrinogen oxidase, with product MKEQFVNYMLNLQDQITSTLEQLDGKASFQEDNWKRPEGGGGRTRVIENGNIFEKGGVNTSQVHGELPEAMQKYFGVKDANFFACGLSLVLHPSSPMVPTVHANWRYFEMYDSEGNIVDQWFGGGQDLTPYYLFDEDATHFHQTCKTACDAHDADFYPKYKARCDEYFYNAHRNEGRGIGGLFFDYCKATEERSMQDWYNFVTTVGDSFLEAYAPIVERRKDTAFAKEQKDWQEVRRGRYVEFNLVHDKGTLFGLKTNGRIESILMSLPPVVQWKYDHHPAPGSEEERLIKVLQEPKEWVS from the coding sequence ATGAAAGAACAATTTGTAAACTACATGCTCAATCTTCAAGATCAAATTACTAGCACACTAGAGCAACTAGATGGTAAGGCCAGCTTTCAAGAAGATAACTGGAAACGCCCAGAAGGTGGTGGTGGTCGCACACGCGTGATTGAAAACGGAAATATCTTTGAAAAAGGAGGTGTAAACACATCACAAGTGCACGGCGAGTTACCAGAGGCAATGCAAAAATACTTTGGTGTGAAAGATGCAAATTTCTTTGCCTGCGGTCTCTCACTGGTCCTTCATCCTAGCAGTCCTATGGTACCCACGGTACACGCAAACTGGCGTTATTTTGAGATGTACGACAGCGAAGGTAACATTGTAGATCAGTGGTTTGGCGGAGGTCAAGACCTCACACCTTATTACCTTTTTGATGAAGATGCCACTCATTTTCATCAGACGTGCAAAACCGCTTGTGATGCACACGATGCTGACTTTTACCCAAAATATAAAGCACGTTGTGATGAGTATTTTTACAATGCACACCGCAATGAAGGTCGCGGTATAGGCGGTCTGTTCTTTGATTATTGCAAAGCTACCGAAGAGCGTTCTATGCAAGACTGGTACAATTTTGTGACCACTGTGGGCGACAGTTTCTTAGAGGCATATGCCCCTATTGTGGAGCGTAGAAAAGACACCGCTTTCGCGAAAGAACAAAAAGACTGGCAAGAAGTACGCCGTGGTCGTTACGTAGAATTTAACCTCGTACACGATAAAGGAACCCTTTTTGGTCTAAAAACAAATGGCCGTATTGAAAGTATCTTAATGAGCCTTCCTCCCGTAGTACAGTGGAAATATGATCACCACCCAGCACCAGGAAGTGAAGAAGAACGATTAATAAAAGTGCTGCAGGAGCCAAAGGAGTGGGTTTCTTAA